From Roseibium alexandrii DFL-11, the proteins below share one genomic window:
- a CDS encoding efflux RND transporter periplasmic adaptor subunit: protein MKFFPSAFVFFISAIGLIPAHADDPAPAVLVERASNTKPGMADVYVGRVAAVSTVKVEARVEGVLESQKFTDGGLVKKGDVLFQIEKDLYQASADKAQATLDGAKATALNGKINLDRQKQLLDRGDVSQAVYDSAEADYKADQAAVGQAQADLDTANINLGFTTITSPIDGRISDSPVDVGNLITSNTGVLATITSIDPIHVKFFISERDLILKRQEGLVSENSSTLDVKLQLSDGASYPASGKIDYISNEVETATDTVEMRAAFDNKEALLVPGQVVTVTFEDPNASEVVVVPQTAIQLDAKGHFVFVVGKDNVVERRDVTLGNQIGRDWVVSKGLQAGDPVVIQGLQKIHEGVKVSPTETQS from the coding sequence TTATTTCCGCAATTGGTTTAATCCCGGCTCACGCCGACGATCCGGCACCGGCAGTCCTGGTGGAGCGGGCGTCCAACACCAAGCCTGGAATGGCTGATGTTTATGTTGGCCGTGTCGCAGCCGTAAGCACCGTCAAAGTGGAGGCGCGGGTCGAAGGCGTTCTGGAAAGCCAGAAATTCACTGATGGGGGTCTCGTGAAAAAGGGCGATGTGCTCTTCCAGATCGAAAAGGATCTCTATCAGGCAAGTGCTGACAAGGCACAGGCGACCTTGGACGGTGCGAAAGCCACGGCGCTGAATGGCAAAATCAACCTAGACCGGCAAAAACAGCTGCTGGATCGGGGCGATGTTTCGCAGGCGGTCTACGATTCAGCCGAAGCGGATTACAAGGCTGATCAAGCCGCCGTGGGACAGGCGCAGGCGGATCTCGATACAGCCAATATCAATCTGGGCTTCACGACCATCACAAGTCCGATCGACGGCCGGATCTCCGACTCGCCCGTCGATGTGGGCAACCTCATAACGTCGAACACCGGCGTTCTCGCGACGATCACCAGCATAGACCCGATCCATGTGAAGTTTTTTATCAGCGAGCGGGACTTGATCTTGAAGCGTCAGGAAGGGCTCGTCTCAGAAAACTCTTCGACACTTGATGTGAAATTGCAGCTCTCAGATGGCGCGAGCTATCCGGCTTCCGGGAAAATCGACTACATCAGCAACGAAGTCGAAACAGCGACCGACACGGTCGAAATGCGCGCTGCGTTTGATAACAAGGAAGCACTTCTCGTGCCCGGCCAAGTGGTTACCGTGACATTCGAGGATCCGAATGCAAGCGAAGTGGTTGTCGTGCCGCAGACGGCAATTCAGCTCGATGCAAAGGGGCACTTCGTTTTTGTTGTTGGGAAAGACAACGTCGTTGAACGTCGGGACGTGACCCTTGGCAATCAAATCGGTCGGGATTGGGTCGTCAGCAAAGGCCTGCAGGCCGGTGATCCGGTGGTCATCCAGGGACTGCAAAAGATCCATGAGGGCGTCAAAGTCAGCCCGACTGAAACGCAATCCTGA
- a CDS encoding efflux RND transporter permease subunit, which produces MLARFFIDRPNFAIVIAVLTVLVGALAIRFVPIAQFPNIAPPQIQVTASFPGANAALIQNAVATPIEEQVNGVDGMIYMSSQSSSEGTYQLTVTFEIGTDPDIAAVNVQNRVALATPLLPEAVTKLGISTSKQNSDMLQVINLLSPNKTFSQLYLSNYAADFIQDPLSRIDGVGLVNQFGPLNYSMRVWLDPEKMAALNLSASDVSSAIEAQNVEAAAGQIGAPPFSDAQTSFQFTLDAQGLLETAEQFEQIILGAQDDGSFIRLKDIARVELGAESYAATSFYNGEPSAIIAIFEESGANALDVADAVRSQMEELSKQFPEDMEYVLAYDVTTAVRKSIEEIASTLAITAALVISVTFFFLLSIRATLIPAIAIPVSLLGTMALIYVIGFSANMITLFAIVLAITLVVDDAIVIIENTERIMEEDGFEPREATLKAMSQVTRPIIATTFVLAAVFVPVCFFPGITGEIYLQFALTITFAFALSAINALTLGPVLCSLFLSRRTGHPKGLFRLIPMLIDKLRDGYVAVVRLMLRFIPVSLAVFAGVIAATIYMFETTPTGFIPPEDNGVLFVSIELPDGASLQRTQEVVQNISAEVQKHPGIGAITSVAGFSLLAGNRSNVGILVLLLDPWDQRKTRETQWWAIMMSLNRSLAAIPEATSFVFPLPTIQGVGSSGGLSAQLLDYKANKIEDFDAVKTAFLSALMKEPEFQSAFSSFSATAPQYSLTIDRDRAEALQVKVSDIFTALQASFGSLYVNNFVKDGRVYWVVMSADAQFRQTTSQVRGIYVKNAAGEALPLRTFITAEPVLGAQTIYRYNLFTSASINAQLQPGFSSGTGIQKFSEVAQSTLPDGYGFDWTDITLQEVDAGGLVTYILILAVIFAYLCLVAQYESWVLPLSVMASTVFAVFGALIPLQFIPNLNNNIYAQIGMVLLIGLAAKKAIMVVEFAKNLREEGHSIQEAAIEAAHMRFRPVTMTGLCFILGVLPLVLASGAGAAGRVSIGFPVFVGMIIDSTLGLLMIPVLYAVFQLISERIAGFRGKPSIKKEPA; this is translated from the coding sequence ATGCTTGCAAGATTCTTTATCGATCGGCCCAACTTTGCCATCGTCATTGCGGTCCTCACGGTCCTGGTTGGCGCACTCGCCATCCGGTTTGTGCCGATCGCCCAGTTTCCGAACATTGCGCCTCCGCAAATTCAGGTGACTGCGAGTTTCCCGGGCGCGAATGCAGCCCTCATTCAAAATGCCGTCGCAACACCGATCGAGGAACAGGTGAATGGTGTCGATGGGATGATTTACATGTCGTCCCAGTCATCCAGTGAAGGCACCTATCAGCTGACCGTCACATTCGAAATCGGCACGGATCCCGATATTGCTGCGGTCAATGTCCAGAACCGTGTAGCGCTCGCCACGCCTCTGCTGCCCGAAGCCGTCACAAAGCTTGGCATTTCCACGTCGAAGCAGAACAGCGACATGCTTCAGGTGATCAATCTGCTGTCACCGAACAAGACGTTCAGTCAGCTCTACTTGAGCAACTATGCCGCAGATTTCATTCAAGATCCGCTCAGCCGGATTGATGGTGTCGGGCTCGTAAACCAGTTTGGGCCGTTGAACTACAGCATGCGGGTGTGGCTCGATCCTGAAAAAATGGCGGCACTGAACTTGTCCGCGTCGGATGTCTCCTCGGCCATCGAGGCGCAAAATGTCGAAGCCGCCGCAGGTCAGATCGGAGCCCCACCTTTCAGCGACGCGCAGACGTCTTTTCAATTCACACTGGACGCTCAAGGACTGCTGGAGACCGCAGAGCAGTTTGAGCAAATCATCCTGGGAGCGCAGGACGACGGTTCTTTCATCCGGTTGAAGGATATTGCGCGGGTGGAGCTTGGCGCTGAGAGTTATGCTGCGACATCATTCTACAACGGCGAACCGTCTGCGATCATTGCGATTTTTGAGGAAAGCGGAGCAAACGCCCTGGATGTTGCGGACGCCGTCCGCTCCCAAATGGAGGAGCTCTCAAAACAGTTCCCTGAGGACATGGAATATGTCCTTGCCTATGACGTAACCACGGCGGTTCGAAAATCAATCGAAGAGATCGCATCGACCCTGGCGATTACGGCGGCCCTGGTCATCTCGGTCACCTTTTTCTTTCTCCTTAGTATCCGGGCAACCTTGATCCCGGCGATCGCAATTCCTGTCTCATTGCTTGGGACCATGGCGCTTATCTACGTGATCGGATTCAGCGCCAACATGATCACGCTTTTTGCCATCGTGCTTGCGATCACGCTGGTGGTCGATGATGCGATCGTCATCATCGAAAACACCGAACGGATCATGGAAGAAGACGGGTTTGAACCGCGCGAAGCCACGTTGAAAGCGATGAGCCAGGTGACGCGGCCGATCATCGCGACCACATTCGTTCTGGCGGCGGTGTTTGTCCCGGTTTGTTTTTTCCCCGGGATCACGGGCGAAATCTATCTTCAGTTCGCGTTGACGATCACATTTGCCTTCGCTCTGTCAGCCATCAATGCACTGACGCTTGGCCCGGTGCTGTGTTCGTTGTTCCTGTCGCGCCGGACCGGGCATCCAAAAGGTCTTTTCCGCCTTATTCCGATGCTGATTGACAAGCTCCGGGATGGTTATGTGGCGGTTGTCAGGCTCATGCTCCGGTTTATTCCGGTCTCTTTGGCAGTGTTTGCGGGGGTGATCGCTGCCACGATCTACATGTTTGAAACCACGCCGACCGGCTTCATTCCCCCGGAGGACAATGGCGTGTTGTTTGTCAGCATTGAGCTGCCGGATGGCGCCTCGCTCCAGCGGACCCAAGAGGTGGTGCAAAACATCAGCGCAGAGGTTCAAAAGCACCCGGGCATTGGAGCTATTACGTCTGTGGCCGGCTTCAGTTTGCTCGCCGGGAATAGGTCGAATGTCGGGATTCTGGTGTTGTTGCTGGACCCTTGGGATCAACGCAAGACGCGCGAGACCCAGTGGTGGGCCATCATGATGTCCTTGAACCGGTCCTTGGCCGCGATCCCGGAAGCAACATCATTTGTGTTCCCGTTGCCGACGATCCAGGGCGTTGGTTCAAGCGGCGGCTTGTCCGCGCAGTTGTTGGATTACAAAGCCAACAAGATAGAGGATTTCGACGCTGTAAAGACAGCATTCCTGTCGGCGCTGATGAAGGAACCTGAATTCCAGTCGGCCTTCAGCAGCTTTTCGGCCACGGCCCCGCAATACAGTTTGACGATAGATCGCGACCGGGCCGAAGCCCTGCAGGTCAAGGTCAGCGACATCTTTACCGCGTTGCAGGCAAGCTTCGGCTCGCTCTATGTGAACAATTTCGTCAAGGACGGCCGCGTTTACTGGGTGGTGATGTCGGCCGATGCGCAGTTTAGGCAGACCACCAGTCAGGTCCGGGGCATTTACGTCAAGAATGCTGCCGGTGAAGCGTTGCCGCTGAGGACCTTCATTACGGCGGAACCTGTGTTGGGTGCCCAGACGATCTACCGATATAACCTCTTCACTTCGGCTTCGATCAACGCCCAGCTCCAACCGGGCTTCAGTTCCGGTACTGGCATCCAGAAATTCTCAGAGGTGGCTCAATCAACCTTGCCGGACGGCTATGGTTTTGACTGGACGGACATCACGCTTCAGGAGGTCGATGCCGGTGGTTTGGTCACCTACATCCTGATACTGGCGGTGATTTTCGCCTATCTCTGCCTGGTGGCCCAATATGAAAGCTGGGTGCTGCCTCTGTCTGTCATGGCATCGACCGTGTTTGCAGTGTTCGGTGCATTGATCCCGCTGCAATTTATCCCGAACTTGAACAACAACATCTACGCCCAGATCGGGATGGTGTTGCTGATCGGGTTGGCTGCGAAGAAGGCAATCATGGTGGTTGAATTTGCCAAAAACCTTCGGGAAGAAGGGCACAGCATTCAGGAGGCCGCGATTGAGGCAGCTCACATGCGTTTCCGGCCTGTGACCATGACGGGGCTGTGTTTCATTCTGGGTGTTCTTCCGCTGGTTCTGGCAAGCGGCGCGGGAGCCGCCGGACGGGTGTCGATCGGCTTTCCTGTGTTCGTGGGGATGATCATCGACAGCACCCTCGGGCTTTTGATGATCCCGGTTCTTTATGCTGTCTTCCAGTTGATCAGTGAGCGGATCGCAGGATTTCGCGGCAAGCCTTCGATAAAAAAGGAACCAGCCTGA
- a CDS encoding error-prone DNA polymerase has protein sequence MTRRPSITEPPAYAELCAATNFSFLHGASHPEELVLQGAHLQLAALGICDRNSMAGVVRAHMAAKETGLKFVPGCRLAFLDGKPDLLYWPKDRGAYGTLTRLLTIGNRRAEKGACHLTLDDVSLLCPGSPAALILPPGLPDPDPVLKVLEKLKSRFEGTLRLAVALHRKAEDRRRLALARNITHTAGVPMLAINDTLYHAPDRRPLQDVLTCIRLHERLETAGRQLQQNAERHLKPAEEILRLFESDPAPLHESLKILQEVQFSLDDLRYEYPEEPAGESASPQAELERLTLEGAKRRYPEGVPNKIRSTIDHELKLVADLDYAPYFLTVYDIVRFARTRGILCQGRGSAANSVVCFCLGITEVDPTRADLLFERFISPERREPPDIDVDFEHERREEVIQYIYAKYGRERAGLAATVITYRSRSALREVGKVFGLSEDAIASLAGTVWGRASAGTEEAQVREAGLDPSDPLITQMLELARTLIGFPRHLSQHVGGFVITRGRLDEVIPIQNAAMEDRTVVEWDKDDLDALGILKIDILALGMLTAIRKALTMLSENYGQDLTISTIPAEEKPVYDMLCRADSVGVFQVESRAQMTMLPRLRPEKFYDLVIEVAIVRPGPIQGDMVHPYLRRRQGKERVSYPSKELEAVLGKTMGVPLFQEQAMKIAIVAAGFTPGEADKLRRAMATFRRVGTIGTFQTKMIEGMAKNGYDRDFAERCFRQIEGFGEYGFPESHAASFALLVYASSWIKAYYPDVFCAALLNSQPMGFYAPGQLVRDAREHGVDVREVDINLSDWDAKLEPGWQAARHLHPRHREMKEIVRTDHAVRLGFRTVKGLKQDDMDKLIVHRGDGYDSIRDLWLRSGLSRPVILRLAEADAFRSLGLDRRAAVWAAQGLEAGNQRDRLPLFDVADFGDLRPEPDADLPPMLPGAHVMADYQSLSLSLKAHPVAFARPALAGQRVVPCMNLPDVRQGRQVSVAGLVLVRQRPGSAKGVIFLTLEDEGGIANIIVWPKVFEKYRPLVMGARFLKVSGRVQNEAGVIHVVADHVEDVTALLSDLSDKSLDDAGLARADEVKRPVIELTEKIKPASRLVQLIRDVPELRKDVAQIKPHKAAALERQTVKALPGGRNFH, from the coding sequence ATGACACGGCGCCCTTCAATCACGGAACCGCCCGCTTATGCGGAACTGTGCGCTGCGACCAATTTTTCCTTTCTTCATGGCGCCTCACATCCGGAAGAACTGGTGCTTCAAGGCGCACACTTGCAGCTGGCCGCACTTGGCATTTGTGACCGCAATTCCATGGCCGGTGTGGTCCGGGCGCATATGGCGGCGAAAGAGACCGGTTTGAAGTTCGTGCCCGGTTGCCGTCTGGCGTTTCTCGACGGCAAACCTGACCTTCTGTACTGGCCGAAAGACCGTGGGGCCTATGGCACCTTGACCCGGCTTTTGACCATCGGCAACCGGCGGGCGGAAAAGGGCGCCTGTCATCTGACCCTGGATGACGTGAGCCTGCTCTGCCCGGGCTCTCCGGCCGCCCTGATCCTGCCGCCGGGCCTGCCGGATCCAGATCCGGTCCTTAAGGTGCTGGAGAAGCTGAAAAGCCGCTTTGAAGGCACCCTCCGCCTTGCCGTCGCCCTCCACCGCAAGGCGGAAGACCGGCGGCGGCTCGCTCTTGCCCGCAACATCACGCATACGGCAGGTGTGCCGATGCTGGCCATCAACGACACGCTCTATCATGCGCCGGACCGGCGCCCCTTACAGGATGTTCTAACCTGCATCCGCTTGCACGAGCGGCTGGAGACCGCCGGCCGGCAACTGCAGCAAAATGCCGAACGCCACTTGAAGCCGGCAGAGGAAATCCTGCGTCTTTTTGAAAGCGATCCGGCGCCATTGCATGAAAGCCTGAAGATCCTCCAAGAGGTCCAGTTCTCGCTGGATGACCTTCGATATGAATACCCGGAGGAACCGGCCGGGGAGAGTGCCAGCCCGCAGGCCGAACTGGAGCGGTTGACCTTGGAAGGTGCCAAACGGCGCTACCCGGAAGGAGTTCCAAACAAGATCCGATCGACCATAGATCATGAACTGAAACTGGTCGCAGACCTCGACTATGCACCGTATTTTTTGACCGTCTACGACATTGTCCGGTTTGCCCGCACACGCGGCATCCTGTGCCAGGGCCGGGGATCGGCCGCCAACTCCGTTGTCTGCTTCTGCCTTGGCATCACCGAGGTTGATCCAACCAGAGCAGATCTCCTGTTTGAGCGCTTCATTTCACCCGAACGGCGCGAGCCGCCGGACATCGATGTCGACTTCGAGCACGAGCGGCGGGAAGAGGTCATCCAGTACATCTATGCCAAATACGGCCGCGAACGCGCCGGGCTTGCGGCCACCGTCATCACCTACCGGTCCCGCTCCGCCCTTCGGGAGGTCGGTAAGGTGTTCGGCCTTTCCGAAGACGCGATTGCGTCCCTTGCCGGGACGGTCTGGGGGCGCGCGTCGGCCGGAACCGAAGAGGCCCAGGTGCGCGAGGCCGGGCTGGACCCGTCAGACCCTCTGATCACACAAATGCTGGAACTTGCCCGCACGCTGATCGGCTTTCCCCGGCATCTGTCTCAGCATGTTGGCGGCTTTGTCATCACCCGTGGCCGGCTCGACGAGGTCATTCCGATCCAGAACGCGGCCATGGAAGACCGCACTGTGGTGGAATGGGACAAGGATGATCTGGATGCGCTCGGGATCCTGAAAATCGACATCCTTGCGCTTGGCATGCTGACAGCAATCCGTAAGGCCCTCACAATGCTGTCGGAAAACTATGGCCAGGATCTCACCATCTCCACCATCCCGGCTGAGGAGAAACCCGTCTACGACATGCTATGCCGGGCCGATTCTGTCGGCGTTTTCCAGGTTGAAAGCCGGGCCCAGATGACCATGCTGCCCCGGCTCAGACCTGAAAAATTCTATGATCTCGTCATCGAGGTTGCCATCGTCCGGCCCGGCCCGATTCAGGGTGACATGGTGCACCCTTACCTGCGCCGCCGGCAGGGCAAGGAACGTGTCAGTTACCCGAGCAAGGAGCTCGAAGCCGTGCTTGGCAAGACCATGGGTGTGCCGCTGTTTCAGGAACAGGCAATGAAGATCGCCATTGTGGCCGCCGGGTTCACGCCCGGCGAAGCCGACAAGCTGCGCCGCGCGATGGCGACCTTCCGAAGGGTCGGCACAATCGGCACGTTCCAGACCAAGATGATCGAGGGTATGGCGAAAAACGGCTACGACCGGGACTTTGCCGAACGCTGCTTCCGCCAGATCGAGGGCTTTGGCGAATACGGGTTTCCCGAAAGCCATGCGGCAAGTTTTGCGCTCCTCGTTTATGCCTCGTCCTGGATCAAGGCCTATTACCCGGATGTCTTTTGCGCAGCACTTTTGAATTCCCAGCCCATGGGGTTTTACGCCCCCGGACAATTGGTCCGCGATGCGCGCGAGCATGGTGTGGATGTGCGCGAGGTTGATATCAACCTGTCAGACTGGGATGCGAAACTGGAACCTGGCTGGCAGGCGGCCCGGCATCTTCACCCCCGCCACCGGGAGATGAAGGAGATCGTGCGTACCGATCATGCGGTCCGGCTCGGCTTCCGGACCGTCAAAGGCCTCAAGCAGGACGATATGGACAAGCTGATCGTGCATCGCGGCGACGGCTATGACAGCATCCGGGATCTCTGGCTGAGATCCGGCCTCAGCCGCCCGGTGATCCTGCGCCTTGCCGAGGCCGATGCGTTCCGCTCACTTGGTCTTGACCGGCGTGCGGCGGTCTGGGCGGCGCAAGGTCTGGAAGCCGGCAATCAACGCGACCGGCTGCCGCTGTTTGATGTTGCTGATTTTGGGGACTTGCGGCCAGAACCAGACGCAGACCTGCCGCCGATGTTGCCAGGCGCCCATGTCATGGCCGATTACCAAAGCCTGAGCCTGTCCTTGAAAGCCCATCCGGTTGCTTTTGCCCGGCCTGCGCTCGCTGGTCAGCGCGTTGTTCCGTGCATGAACCTGCCGGATGTCCGCCAGGGCCGACAGGTTTCCGTGGCCGGACTGGTGCTGGTCCGCCAACGGCCCGGCTCGGCCAAGGGCGTCATTTTTCTAACGTTGGAGGATGAAGGCGGCATCGCCAACATTATTGTTTGGCCGAAGGTGTTTGAAAAATACCGGCCACTGGTGATGGGGGCCCGCTTCTTGAAGGTTTCAGGGCGCGTACAAAATGAAGCCGGGGTCATTCATGTAGTGGCAGATCATGTCGAGGACGTCACCGCGCTGCTTTCCGATCTGTCCGACAAGTCCCTGGACGATGCAGGCCTTGCCCGTGCGGATGAGGTTAAACGGCCCGTGATTGAATTGACCGAAAAGATCAAGCCCGCCAGCCGCCTGGTCCAGCTGATCCGCGATGTTCCGGAACTTCGAAAGGATGTCGCACAGATCAAACCGCACAAGGCCGCCGCACTTGAACGGCAAACAGTGAAAGCTCTGCCCGGCGGGCGGAATTTCCACTAG
- a CDS encoding Y-family DNA polymerase, whose translation MRDKHLPHQRILSLWIADLPCDRILRRLRVSSTPSARQAEPPLAVLEKIRGARRIVSMNDTARACGLRLGEAEADARARIPHLLCEDADPEKDTALLGAVADWCARYTPLVALDGKDGLFLDITGCAHLFKGEEALLKDALERLHRQGFCVAGAIAGTAGAAWALARYGSGGVLADSQERQALAPLPLAALRVSSEAVSGLNQVGLKTIGQLYDRPRAPLTNRLGADLILRLDQALGWQGEAISPRFEAPLISAERRFFDPISQLDDVKAVALSLAGQAAKALERRVEGGRVFELSLFRVDGAVQKFRVGTSSPLRDPKRVLRLFAEKLKADEGAIDAGFGYDLVRLDVLVADKAPAVQSALTANGAVEANASLDDLVDRLGARLGSERVTRLLPVDRHLPESQTGYVPAAFARQDALVWSGFLKSAAAPDLHRARPSANPQLGFAEDTRPAEEAKPSSWQEGLMTRPLRLIEPAEEVEALAMVPNGPPLRFRWRRSIYQVVRSEGPERIAPPWWIGASDRPSEAKEGVTRDYFRIEDTEGRRFWLYREGLYERETSRPRWYLQGLFA comes from the coding sequence ATGCGAGACAAACATTTGCCGCACCAGCGCATTCTCTCGCTCTGGATCGCGGATCTTCCCTGCGACCGGATCCTGCGCCGGCTGCGGGTCAGCTCCACACCCTCCGCCCGGCAGGCTGAACCGCCGCTCGCCGTTTTGGAAAAAATCCGGGGAGCCCGCCGAATTGTCTCCATGAATGACACCGCAAGGGCCTGCGGCTTGCGCCTCGGCGAGGCGGAAGCCGATGCCCGCGCCCGGATCCCGCATCTTTTGTGTGAAGACGCCGATCCGGAAAAGGATACCGCCCTATTGGGCGCGGTCGCGGACTGGTGCGCCCGCTACACGCCTTTGGTGGCCCTCGACGGCAAGGATGGGTTGTTTCTCGACATCACGGGCTGCGCACATCTCTTCAAAGGAGAAGAGGCCCTTTTAAAAGATGCCTTGGAACGGCTTCACCGGCAGGGGTTTTGCGTTGCCGGTGCGATCGCTGGAACCGCAGGGGCGGCCTGGGCGCTCGCCCGCTACGGTTCCGGCGGCGTCTTGGCGGACAGCCAAGAACGGCAAGCCCTTGCCCCCTTGCCCCTTGCAGCTCTTCGGGTCTCCTCTGAAGCCGTCTCCGGCCTGAACCAGGTTGGCTTGAAAACCATTGGTCAGCTGTATGACCGACCGCGTGCACCGCTCACAAACCGCCTTGGCGCAGACCTCATCCTCCGGCTTGATCAGGCGTTGGGGTGGCAAGGAGAAGCGATTTCTCCCCGGTTCGAAGCTCCGCTGATTTCCGCAGAGCGGCGGTTCTTCGATCCCATCTCACAGCTGGACGACGTCAAGGCAGTCGCCCTCTCCCTGGCCGGTCAGGCCGCCAAGGCTCTGGAACGCCGGGTCGAAGGCGGCCGCGTCTTCGAATTGAGCCTGTTCCGGGTCGATGGCGCGGTTCAAAAATTCCGCGTCGGCACCAGCAGCCCATTGCGCGACCCAAAGCGCGTCCTCCGCCTGTTTGCCGAAAAACTGAAGGCCGATGAAGGGGCAATCGATGCCGGCTTTGGCTACGACCTTGTCCGCCTGGATGTTCTGGTCGCCGACAAGGCCCCGGCCGTTCAATCGGCGCTGACAGCGAACGGCGCGGTGGAAGCCAATGCCAGCCTGGACGATCTGGTGGACCGGCTGGGCGCCCGCTTGGGCTCTGAGCGTGTCACCCGGCTTTTGCCGGTCGACCGGCACCTGCCGGAAAGCCAAACCGGGTATGTGCCCGCCGCCTTCGCCCGGCAAGACGCCCTCGTCTGGTCCGGATTTTTAAAAAGCGCAGCTGCTCCCGATCTTCACCGCGCGCGCCCCTCAGCCAATCCTCAACTCGGGTTTGCCGAAGACACCCGTCCGGCCGAGGAGGCAAAGCCTTCCAGCTGGCAGGAGGGCCTGATGACACGTCCCTTGCGGCTGATCGAACCGGCAGAAGAAGTCGAGGCTCTGGCCATGGTTCCGAACGGACCGCCGCTGAGGTTCCGCTGGCGCCGTAGCATCTACCAGGTCGTCCGCTCAGAAGGTCCGGAACGCATTGCTCCGCCCTGGTGGATTGGCGCGAGCGACCGGCCCTCGGAGGCCAAGGAGGGCGTAACCCGGGATTATTTCCGCATTGAAGACACCGAAGGCCGGCGGTTTTGGCTCTACCGGGAAGGTCTTTATGAACGGGAGACAAGTCGCCCGCGCTGGTATCTGCAGGGTCTGTTCGCATGA
- a CDS encoding ImuA family protein — MSAASEHSTSLAELRRRIADLEGRLPFKAQFGPAPATAANPQGPDSFLKDRPPDGRAQAEGFEAEPPGKGGSDDLAARCPLGLETLDRLFQSGNSLSGSGLKVGALHEVVSSESRNAGALSGFGLALLARLLAIRPGPVLVVQDIRATQESGQFHGAGLLDFGIDPARLIVVRARKLEDVLWCLEEGASCSALAAVAGEIQGGERLVDLTASRRISLRASRSTVPVILLRHGAAQEPTAAVTRWQISPAASKAPEFLEKAPHAGLGAPAWHIDLTRNREGRPGRLTVEWDHARQTFAAPAHSLALDRGSSLRPDPAPAAGQLHTLRPAG; from the coding sequence ATGTCCGCCGCATCCGAACATAGCACATCTCTTGCCGAGCTGCGTCGCCGCATTGCGGATCTTGAGGGTCGCCTCCCCTTTAAGGCGCAGTTTGGTCCGGCCCCTGCGACCGCCGCCAACCCGCAGGGGCCGGACAGTTTTTTGAAAGACCGTCCGCCGGACGGAAGGGCACAGGCTGAGGGCTTCGAAGCTGAGCCACCCGGAAAGGGTGGATCAGACGATCTGGCCGCCCGGTGCCCCTTGGGGCTGGAGACACTCGATCGGCTGTTTCAGTCCGGCAACAGCTTGTCGGGCAGCGGACTGAAAGTGGGTGCCTTACATGAGGTGGTCAGCTCCGAAAGCCGCAATGCCGGGGCGCTCAGCGGCTTCGGCCTTGCGCTTCTTGCACGGCTTCTGGCCATAAGGCCCGGGCCGGTTCTGGTGGTCCAGGATATCCGCGCCACTCAGGAATCCGGCCAGTTTCACGGCGCCGGACTGCTGGACTTCGGCATTGATCCGGCCCGGTTGATCGTGGTGCGGGCGAGAAAGCTGGAAGACGTTCTGTGGTGCCTTGAGGAAGGCGCGTCCTGCAGTGCCCTTGCCGCCGTTGCCGGCGAAATCCAGGGCGGGGAGCGTCTCGTGGATCTCACGGCAAGCCGCCGTATTTCCCTGCGGGCCAGCCGCAGCACGGTCCCGGTCATCTTGCTCCGTCATGGGGCAGCACAAGAACCGACCGCAGCCGTCACCCGCTGGCAGATTTCTCCGGCCGCCTCAAAGGCTCCGGAGTTCTTGGAAAAAGCACCCCATGCGGGCCTTGGAGCGCCAGCATGGCACATTGACCTGACGCGGAACCGGGAGGGCCGTCCCGGCCGCCTGACCGTGGAGTGGGACCATGCGAGACAAACATTTGCCGCACCAGCGCATTCTCTCGCTCTGGATCGCGGATCTTCCCTGCGACCGGATCCTGCGCCGGCTGCGGGTCAGCTCCACACCCTCCGCCCGGCAGGCTGA
- the rplS gene encoding 50S ribosomal protein L19 — MNIIEQLNAEEMAKIEAQRKLPEFSPGDTVRVLVKVTEGSRTRTQAYEGVCIARSGGGINESFTVRKISYGEGVERVFPIYSPMLEGVEVVRRGKVRRAKLYYLRDRRGKSARITENTNARSKRLNEGARAEAAAVKAAKAEAKKAEAEAAAAETAAE, encoded by the coding sequence ATGAATATCATCGAGCAGCTTAACGCTGAAGAAATGGCGAAAATCGAAGCTCAACGTAAGCTTCCTGAATTTTCTCCGGGCGACACCGTCCGCGTTCTGGTGAAGGTCACCGAAGGTAGCCGGACCCGTACACAGGCTTATGAAGGCGTATGCATTGCGCGTTCCGGCGGCGGCATCAACGAAAGCTTCACCGTTCGCAAGATTTCCTACGGCGAAGGCGTTGAGCGTGTGTTCCCGATCTACTCTCCGATGCTGGAAGGCGTAGAGGTTGTCCGCCGCGGTAAAGTCCGCCGTGCGAAGCTCTACTACCTGCGCGACCGCCGCGGTAAGTCTGCCCGTATCACAGAGAACACCAACGCCCGCTCCAAGCGCCTCAACGAAGGCGCCCGTGCGGAAGCCGCTGCCGTCAAGGCCGCTAAAGCTGAAGCCAAGAAGGCCGAAGCAGAAGCAGCAGCTGCAGAGACCGCTGCAGAATAA